In Trichoplusia ni isolate ovarian cell line Hi5 chromosome 7, tn1, whole genome shotgun sequence, a single genomic region encodes these proteins:
- the LOC113495745 gene encoding procollagen-lysine,2-oxoglutarate 5-dioxygenase isoform X2, with protein sequence MHRPGHITMILQAFLSLLLFSTLVKASVEVKVLTVATDDNHGLERFLRSARVYGIEVEVLGKGLKWNGGDMTLPGGGQKINLLKDRLNDILKHENKEQIILFTDSYDVLFLATLDEIVKKFKKFPDTRVLFAAEQFCWPDTKLASQYPKTEVANPYLNSGGFIGFLPEINEIVNYKPVSDRDDDQLYYTKIYLEKSLRESLKITLDHNSAIFQNLNGALSDVQLKANSTKEIWPYIENVATKERPLIVHGNGPSKLTLNHFGNYLAKAWSISEGCALCKEKRAEYKNEDLPTVMMAVFIEQATPFLEEFLEQILTTDYPKEKIHLLLRNNVEYHETEVDDFFQAHAKEYATAKRIKPSDFISEAEARNIAKDRCVSSACDYLFSIDSVSRLEASTLRYLVSSGFDVIAPLLVRPGHAWSNFWGAINSAGFYARSADYMDIVYQIVKGVWNVPFITNCYLAKMSVFRTPAAKAVTYTKDGVDPDMAFCASLRELGVYMYVSNEMEFGHLVNPESYDISRTNPDMYQLFDNRMEWTTRYLHEEYHLSFDEDRKQLMPCPDVYWFPLMSARFCSEWIQIMEAYGQWSDGSNNDKRLESGYEAVPTRDIHMNQVGLERHWLTILKDYVRPLQEMVFTGYYHNPPVSIMNFVVRYRPDEQPSLRPHHDSSTYTINLALNTPNVDFEGGGCRFIRYNCSVRDTKPGWLLMHPGRLTHYHEGLLVTKGTRYIMISFVDP encoded by the exons ATGCACCGACCTGGGCATATCACGATGATCTTGCAAGCTTTCTtgtctttattgttatttagtacTCTGGTCAAAGCATCAG TTGAAGTGAAAGTGTTGACTGTTGCTACTGATGATAACCATGGCTTGGAGAGGTTCCTAAGATCTGCAAGAGTGTATGGAATAGAGGTAGAAGTTCTAGGCAAAGGATTAAAATGGAATGGAGGAGATATGACCCTGCCCGGAGGAGGGCAAAAGATAAACCTGTTAAAAGACAGGTTGAATGACATTCTGAAGCATGAAAACAAGGAACAGATAATATTATTCACTGATAG TTATGATGTCCTATTCCTGGCGACTCTTGATGAAATTGTTAAGAAGTTCAAAAAGTTCCCTGACACACGGGTGCTGTTTGCTGCTGAACAATTTTGTTGGCCTGACACCAAGCTAGCATCTCAATATCCCAAAACAGAGGTTGCTAACCCCTACTTGAACTCTGGTGGatttatag GTTTTCTGCCTGAGATAaatgaaatagttaattataaacCTGTCAGTGACAGAGATGATGATCAACTTTATTACACCAAAATTTATTTGGAGAAGTCCTTGAGGGAAAGTCTGAAAATCACTTTGGACCACAATTCAGCGATATTCCAGAATTTGAACGGAGCTTTAT CTGATGTCCAGCTTAAAGCCAATTCCACCAAAGAAATCTGGCCGTACATTGAGAATGTGGCTACCAAAGAAAGACCACTTATTGTTCATGGCAACGGGCCATCAAAGTTGACATTGAACCATTTTGGTAACTATTTAGCTAAAGCTTGGTCAATCTCTGAGGGTTGTGCGCTATGTAAGGAAAAGCGGGCTGAATATAAG AATGAAGACCTCCCTACTGTTATGATGGCAGTATTCATAGAGCAAGCCACACCATTTTTAGAAGAGTTTCTGGAACAAATTCTGACAACTGACTATCCTAAAGAGAAGATCCATCTGCTATTGAGGAACAATGTGGAGTATCATGAAACTGAGGTTGATGACTTCTTCCAAGCTCATGCCAAAGAATACGCTACTGCAAAGAGGATCAAACCCAGTGACTTTATCAGTGAAGCGGAGGCTAGGAATATCGCTAA gGATCGTTGCGTAAGCAGTGCCTGCGACTACCTCTTCTCGATAGACAGCGTGTCGCGTCTCGAGGCCAGTACGCTGCGCTACTTGGTATCCTCAGGGTTTGACGTCATAGCTCCACTGCTAGTGAGGCCTGGACACGCCTGGTCCAACTTCTGGGGAGCCATCAACTCCGCCGGCTTCTATGCCAGATCAGCTGACTACATGGATATTGTCTACCAAATTGTCAA GGGTGTGTGGAACGTGCCGTTCATCACGAACTGTTATTTGGCCAAGATGTCGGTGTTCCGGACTCCGGCTGCTAAGGCGGTCACCTACACCAAGGACGGCGTGGACCCCGACATGGCTTTCTGTGCCAGTCTTAGGGAACTG GGTGTATACATGTACGTCAGTAATGAGATGGAGTTCGGGCACTTGGTTAACCCTGAGTCGTATGACATCAGTCGCACGAACCCCGACATGTACCAGCTGTTCGACAACAGGATGGAGTGGACCACTCGGTACCTGCACGAGGAATACCATCTCAGTTTCGACGAGGACCGAAAGCAGTTGATG cCATGCCCCGATGTTTACTGGTTCCCGCTGATGTCTGCCAGATTCTGTTCGGAATGGATTCAGATTATGGAGGCCTACGGACAATGGAGCGACGGCagcaataat GACAAACGCCTTGAGAGCGGTTACGAGGCGGTCCCGACGCGGGACATCCACATGAACCAAGTCGGGCTGGAGCGCCACTGGCTGACTATACTGAAGGACTACGTGCGCCCTCTGCAGGAGATGGTCTTCACTGGATACTATCATAAc CCGCCAGTATCCATCATGAACTTCGTGGTCCGGTACCGGCCGGACGAGCAGCCGTCGCTGCGCCCGCACCACGACTCCTCCACTTACACCATCAATCTGGCTCTTAATACACCAA ATGTGGATTTCGAAGGCGGTGGCTGTCGCTTCATTCGCTACAACTGCTCGGTGCGTGACACCAAGCCTGGCTGGCTTTTGATGCACCCTGGTCGACTGACTCACTACCATGAGGGCCTACTGGTTACGAAGGGCACACGATACATCATGATTTCCTTCGTCGACCCGTGA
- the LOC113495745 gene encoding procollagen-lysine,2-oxoglutarate 5-dioxygenase isoform X1: MGLRGRRFPLKCCWVLAMFVALKQGTLSQEFCEKNTEDDSCKQQFLYSEVEVKVLTVATDDNHGLERFLRSARVYGIEVEVLGKGLKWNGGDMTLPGGGQKINLLKDRLNDILKHENKEQIILFTDSYDVLFLATLDEIVKKFKKFPDTRVLFAAEQFCWPDTKLASQYPKTEVANPYLNSGGFIGFLPEINEIVNYKPVSDRDDDQLYYTKIYLEKSLRESLKITLDHNSAIFQNLNGALSDVQLKANSTKEIWPYIENVATKERPLIVHGNGPSKLTLNHFGNYLAKAWSISEGCALCKEKRAEYKNEDLPTVMMAVFIEQATPFLEEFLEQILTTDYPKEKIHLLLRNNVEYHETEVDDFFQAHAKEYATAKRIKPSDFISEAEARNIAKDRCVSSACDYLFSIDSVSRLEASTLRYLVSSGFDVIAPLLVRPGHAWSNFWGAINSAGFYARSADYMDIVYQIVKGVWNVPFITNCYLAKMSVFRTPAAKAVTYTKDGVDPDMAFCASLRELGVYMYVSNEMEFGHLVNPESYDISRTNPDMYQLFDNRMEWTTRYLHEEYHLSFDEDRKQLMPCPDVYWFPLMSARFCSEWIQIMEAYGQWSDGSNNDKRLESGYEAVPTRDIHMNQVGLERHWLTILKDYVRPLQEMVFTGYYHNPPVSIMNFVVRYRPDEQPSLRPHHDSSTYTINLALNTPNVDFEGGGCRFIRYNCSVRDTKPGWLLMHPGRLTHYHEGLLVTKGTRYIMISFVDP, encoded by the exons TTGAAGTGAAAGTGTTGACTGTTGCTACTGATGATAACCATGGCTTGGAGAGGTTCCTAAGATCTGCAAGAGTGTATGGAATAGAGGTAGAAGTTCTAGGCAAAGGATTAAAATGGAATGGAGGAGATATGACCCTGCCCGGAGGAGGGCAAAAGATAAACCTGTTAAAAGACAGGTTGAATGACATTCTGAAGCATGAAAACAAGGAACAGATAATATTATTCACTGATAG TTATGATGTCCTATTCCTGGCGACTCTTGATGAAATTGTTAAGAAGTTCAAAAAGTTCCCTGACACACGGGTGCTGTTTGCTGCTGAACAATTTTGTTGGCCTGACACCAAGCTAGCATCTCAATATCCCAAAACAGAGGTTGCTAACCCCTACTTGAACTCTGGTGGatttatag GTTTTCTGCCTGAGATAaatgaaatagttaattataaacCTGTCAGTGACAGAGATGATGATCAACTTTATTACACCAAAATTTATTTGGAGAAGTCCTTGAGGGAAAGTCTGAAAATCACTTTGGACCACAATTCAGCGATATTCCAGAATTTGAACGGAGCTTTAT CTGATGTCCAGCTTAAAGCCAATTCCACCAAAGAAATCTGGCCGTACATTGAGAATGTGGCTACCAAAGAAAGACCACTTATTGTTCATGGCAACGGGCCATCAAAGTTGACATTGAACCATTTTGGTAACTATTTAGCTAAAGCTTGGTCAATCTCTGAGGGTTGTGCGCTATGTAAGGAAAAGCGGGCTGAATATAAG AATGAAGACCTCCCTACTGTTATGATGGCAGTATTCATAGAGCAAGCCACACCATTTTTAGAAGAGTTTCTGGAACAAATTCTGACAACTGACTATCCTAAAGAGAAGATCCATCTGCTATTGAGGAACAATGTGGAGTATCATGAAACTGAGGTTGATGACTTCTTCCAAGCTCATGCCAAAGAATACGCTACTGCAAAGAGGATCAAACCCAGTGACTTTATCAGTGAAGCGGAGGCTAGGAATATCGCTAA gGATCGTTGCGTAAGCAGTGCCTGCGACTACCTCTTCTCGATAGACAGCGTGTCGCGTCTCGAGGCCAGTACGCTGCGCTACTTGGTATCCTCAGGGTTTGACGTCATAGCTCCACTGCTAGTGAGGCCTGGACACGCCTGGTCCAACTTCTGGGGAGCCATCAACTCCGCCGGCTTCTATGCCAGATCAGCTGACTACATGGATATTGTCTACCAAATTGTCAA GGGTGTGTGGAACGTGCCGTTCATCACGAACTGTTATTTGGCCAAGATGTCGGTGTTCCGGACTCCGGCTGCTAAGGCGGTCACCTACACCAAGGACGGCGTGGACCCCGACATGGCTTTCTGTGCCAGTCTTAGGGAACTG GGTGTATACATGTACGTCAGTAATGAGATGGAGTTCGGGCACTTGGTTAACCCTGAGTCGTATGACATCAGTCGCACGAACCCCGACATGTACCAGCTGTTCGACAACAGGATGGAGTGGACCACTCGGTACCTGCACGAGGAATACCATCTCAGTTTCGACGAGGACCGAAAGCAGTTGATG cCATGCCCCGATGTTTACTGGTTCCCGCTGATGTCTGCCAGATTCTGTTCGGAATGGATTCAGATTATGGAGGCCTACGGACAATGGAGCGACGGCagcaataat GACAAACGCCTTGAGAGCGGTTACGAGGCGGTCCCGACGCGGGACATCCACATGAACCAAGTCGGGCTGGAGCGCCACTGGCTGACTATACTGAAGGACTACGTGCGCCCTCTGCAGGAGATGGTCTTCACTGGATACTATCATAAc CCGCCAGTATCCATCATGAACTTCGTGGTCCGGTACCGGCCGGACGAGCAGCCGTCGCTGCGCCCGCACCACGACTCCTCCACTTACACCATCAATCTGGCTCTTAATACACCAA ATGTGGATTTCGAAGGCGGTGGCTGTCGCTTCATTCGCTACAACTGCTCGGTGCGTGACACCAAGCCTGGCTGGCTTTTGATGCACCCTGGTCGACTGACTCACTACCATGAGGGCCTACTGGTTACGAAGGGCACACGATACATCATGATTTCCTTCGTCGACCCGTGA
- the LOC113495747 gene encoding immunoglobulin domain-containing protein oig-4-like, with protein sequence MLVMKANVFLGLLILFTLLICSTDGRRGRTRSRTKSKVQIGLPITGKYRDPESDQYYNNNDGAKILLASHFDLEYVLGHKIAFLCIAKGSPRPHITWFKDGVEIFAHHYLHIHEWPIGDDRVKSKIEIDPATQMDAGVYECTADNMYSIDRRSFKTDFSIAFD encoded by the exons ATGTTAGTTATGAAAGCGAACGTGTTTCTGGGCCTGCTAATACTATTCACGTTGCTGATATGTTCGACAGATGGCCGGCGAGGCCGCACCAGGAGCAGGACCAAGTCAAAG GTGCAAATTGGGTTGCCTATCACCGGAAAATATAGGGATCCCGAATCTGATCAGTATTACAACAATAATGAC GGTGCTAAAATCCTCCTTGCGTCTCACTTCGACCTTGAGTACGTATTGGGGCATAAGATCGCTTTCCTGTGCATCGCGAAAGGGTCACCTAGACCCCACATCACGTGGTTCAAAGACGGAGTGGAAATTTTCGCCCATCACTATCTGCAT ATTCACGAGTGGCCTATCGGCGACGACCGTGTGAAGTCTAAGATCGAGATCGACCCGGCCACACAGATGGACGCCGGCGTGTACGAGTGCACGGCAGACAACATGTACTCTATAGACCGACGCTCCTTCAAAACTGACTTCTCCATCGCTTTTGACTGA
- the LOC113495746 gene encoding uncharacterized protein LOC113495746: protein MARPGFKMNSKHVIIIYVLYVTNKMVNGAIPGLFFWKPRLGLDLSIPTTEINDEVNEPNKENIADGLVVMVDGYTAGMTIIGMASGLSNAEPYPHFNPKSAFFYTHVYRWALRYISLIPFWLGGNGGHFCDTLKVWRRRFYYMDEFVPSWLRTFLFYVKKEDWEKEQLDYRRFKKFAEPAFGKHYRYPGKVFNNFQSQHTVETVEEIPSSSLSV from the exons ATGGCTCGCCCCGGCTTCAAGATGAATTCGAAACACGTTATAATTATATACGTTCTGTACGTAACTAACAAAATGGTTAAC GGAGCCATACCAGGATTGTTCTTTTGGAAACCTCGCTTGGGTCTCGACTTATCCATTCCGACAACGG AAATTAACGATGAAGTAAACGAGCCTAACAAAGAAAACATAGCAGATGGTCTCGTGGTGATGGTGGACGGATACACCGCAGGCATGACCATCATAGGCATGGCTTCTGGCTTATCCAACGCCGAGCCTTATCCACACTTTAATCCGAAGTCAGCTTTCTTCTACACTCATGTGTATAGATGGGCCTTACGATACATCAGTCT taTTCCATTTTGGCTTGGAGGCAACGGGGGACATTTCTGCGATACACTCAAAGTGTGGCGTCGCCGATTCTACTACATGGACGAGTTCGTACCGTCTTGGTTAAGAACCTTCTTGTTCTACGTCAAGAAAGAAGACTGGGAGAAAGAGCAACTGGACTACAGACGGTTCAAGAAGTTCGCTGAGCCCGCTTTTGGCAAACACTACCGATATCCAGGAAAGGTTTTCAATAACTTTCAATCTCAGCATACTGTGGAGACTGTCGAGGAAATCCCGAGTTCTTCGTTGTCAGTGTAG
- the LOC113496198 gene encoding uncharacterized protein LOC113496198 has product MDLQAFLVSQFRDWSPPAPAVLARTKRSVTLDWANVEPFHFIADQLLYRLEKNDKIPPWFVVYRGEKTTKEIDDLAPRHPHKFRLRVIVKATAVSTLADRAIQYYGDEQTAYDTVKAAATRETSEGCDEKKEDRSKKDVLAGGDITVVITDENNELVIDKDNEDSAQTEAAVTRQVSLKTAEHKWLESQWSEPAWASTDTDGTSVVCFCMAVRCGYMKQVQGMLEERPELIGLINTSNGFTPLATAVRKGDINTVRYLVCAGAELDQRSATGQTALHLAVLSARIPIAQLLLDQGADFQVRDLNMLRVEHYAVDSGDLDTLRFVLDRGGDVNAEDSNGWTPLFRALCQGANTDIIEELVVRGSAVETADRAGLPLTSVARLLSSKQ; this is encoded by the exons ATGGATCTCCAGGCGTTCCTGGTGTCGCAGTTCCGCGACTGGAGCCCGCCGGCGCCGGCGGTGCTGGCGCGCACCAAGCGCTCCGTCACGCTGGACTGGGCCAACGTCGAGCCCTTCCACTTCATAGCCGACCAGCTGCTGTACCGCCTCGAGAAGAACGACAAGATCCCGCCCTGGTTCGTTGTTTATAG aggTGAGAAAACTACGAAAGAAATAGATGACTTGGCTCCGAGACACCCTCACAAATTTCGTCTCAGAGTAATAGTGAAGGCTACCGCAGTCTCCACACTCGCCGACCGAGCAATACAATACTACGGAGATGAACAAACGGCGTACGATACTGTCAAAGCAGCTGCCACGAGAGAAACAAGTGAGGGTTGTGATGAGAAGAAAGAGGACAGAAGTAAAAAAGATGTGCTCGCTGGTGGAGATATAACTGTAGTCATAACTGATGAAAACAATGAGCTGGTGATAGATAAAGATAATGAAGACTCAGCGCAAACAGAAGCTGCAGTTACTAG ACAGGTGTCGCTGAAGACGGCTGAGCACAAATGGCTGGAGTCGCAGTGGTCGGAGCCGGCGTGGGCCAGCACCGACACGGACGGCACCTCAGTCGTCTGCTTCTGCATGGCCGTGCGCTGCGGCTACATGAAACAG GTGCAAGGCATGCTGGAGGAGCGTCCGGAGCTGATCGGCCTCATCAACACGAGCAACGGCTTCACGCCGCTGGCCACCGCCGTCAGGAAAG GTGATATAAACACGGTGCGGTACTTGGTGTGCGCGGGCGCGGAGCTGGACCAGCGCTCGGCCACCGGGCAGACCGCGCTGCACCTCGCCGTGCTCAGCGCGCGCATACCTATCGCACAGCTACTACTCGACCAGGGCGCAGACTTCCAA GTTCGTGACCTGAACATGCTGCGCGTAGAGCACTACGCGGTGGACTCCGGCGACCTGGACACGCTGCGCTTCGTCCTGGACCGAGGGGGTGACGTCAACGCCGAGGATAGCAACGGGTGGACGCCGCTGTTCAGGGCGC TGTGTCAGGGAGCTAACACGGACATAATAGAGGAGCTGGTGGTGCGCGGCAGTGCGGTGGAGACGGCGGACCGCGCCGGACTGCCGCTTACCTCCGTGGCGCGGCTGCTGTCCAGCAAGCAGTGA